The following coding sequences lie in one Spinacia oleracea cultivar Varoflay chromosome 1, BTI_SOV_V1, whole genome shotgun sequence genomic window:
- the LOC110789797 gene encoding NAD(P)H:quinone oxidoreductase, whose protein sequence is MANEVEGKRVIKVVALCGSLQKASYNRGIIRAAMKMCSESMVEGIEMEDVNISDLPMMNVDLEVDDTFPVLVEAFRQKIRETDAVFFATPDYNYSVTPTIKNALDWASRPPNAWADKPAAIVSVQASSKSGQYHLRQIGVFLDIHFINKPEFFVSAAEPPQKFDENGDLIDEQLRQRLQKVLLALQAFTLRLASP, encoded by the exons ATGGCAAATGAAGTGGAAGGAAAACGAGTGATAAAGGTGGTCGCTCTTTGTGGTTCCCTTCAAAAAGCTTCTTATAATCGGGGCATCATCCGAGCAG CAATGAAGATGTGCTCAGAGTCTATGGTAGAAGGAATTGAGATGGAAGATGTTAACATCTCAGATTTGCCGATGATGAATGTGGACCTTGAGGTGGATGACACATTCCCTGTGCTAGTTGAAGCGTTTAGACAGAAGATTCGAGAAACCGATGCTGTGTTTTTTGCTACTCCAGATTATAATTACTCTGTCACAC CAACAATAAAAAATGCATTAGATTGGGCATCAAGACCACCTAACGCTTGGGCAGACAAGCCAGCAGCAATAGTGAGCGTACAAGCAAGTAGCAAAAGTGGGCAATACCATCTTCGCCAAATCGGTGTTTTCCTCGACATTCATTTCATCAACAAGCCTGAATTCTTTGTTAGTGCAGCTGAACCTCCTCAAAAGTTTGATGAAAACGGTGACTTGATTGACGAACAGCTCAGGCAAAGGTTACAGAAGGTGCTCCTTGCATTGCAAGCATTTACCCTTCGCCTCGCCTCGCCGTAG